A single Alosa sapidissima isolate fAloSap1 chromosome 17, fAloSap1.pri, whole genome shotgun sequence DNA region contains:
- the ccr12b.2 gene encoding C-C chemokine receptor type 1, protein MEDYTDTVTYDYSDVTPVSPCMKDKVHEFTVAFLPRFYYVIFTLSLLGNGLVLFVVIKFERVRTVTNVFLLNLVGSNLVFTFGLPFWAAYQLGEWTFGQALCKLLGTATYVSINSSVLFLTLLTVDRYLAVVHALAVNQHRKSCYAVAASAFVWLICGLAGVGPLLRYEVTYHWENKHQCKQDQDPYWRRFDTSFHIVCFFLVPLVVVVYCYVRIIITVISTQISGKHRTLRIVFVILLLFFVCWTPYNVMQVVDLQTQLDCNDAVDYALYVTRNLAYLYFCINPVFYTFLGRKFQNYVRKLVLGYAPCLKSHLSVAATSRSLSHRSPTSVQDQ, encoded by the coding sequence ATGGAGGACTACACAGACACGGTCACTTACGACTACAGTGATGTGACACCCGTCTCACCCTGTATGAAGGACAAAGTTCATGAGTTTACTGTGGCGTTCCTGCCTCGGTTCTATTATGTAATCTTCACCCTCAGCCTGCTGGGCAACGGCCTGGTCCTGTTTGTGGTCATCAAGTTTGAGCGCGTGCGGACGGTCACCAACGTCTTCCTCCTCAACCTGGTGGGCTCCAACCTCGTCTTCACCTTCGGCCTGCCCTTCTGGGCTGCCTACCAACTGGGCGAGTGGACTTTCGGCCAGGCGCTGTGCAAGCTGCTCGGCACGGCCACCTACGTCAGCATCAACAGCTCCGTGCTCTTCCTCACGTTACTCACCGTTGACCGCTACCTGGCCGTGGTGCACGCCTTGGCCGTCAACCAGCACCGCAAGAGCTGCTACGCCGTGGCCGCGTCCGCCTTCGTCTGGCTTATCTGCGGCCTGGCCGGTGTCGGACCCCTGCTCCGCTACGAGGTGACCTACCACTGGGAAAACAAACACCAGTGCAAACAAGACCAGGATCCCTACTGGAGGCGTTTTGACACCTCCTTCCACATCGTCTGCTTCTTCCTGGTgccgctggtggtggtggtgtactGCTACGTGCGGATCATCATCACCGTCATCTCCACGCAGATCAGCGGCAAGCACCGGACGCTGCGCATCGTCTTCGTCATCCTGCTGCTGTTCTTCGTCTGCTGGACGCCGTACAACGTCATGCAGGTGGTGGACCTGCAGACCCAGCTGGACTGCAACGACGCCGTCGACTATGCCCTCTACGTCACGCGAAACCTCGCCTACCTCTACTTCTGCATCAACCCTGTGTTCTATACATTCCTCGGACGCAAGTTCCAGAACTACGTCCGCAAACTTGTCTTGGGCTACGCGCCGTGCTTGAAAAGCCACCTCTCGGTGGCGGCCACCAGTCGGTCATTGTCTCACCGCAGTCCGACAAGCGTACAGGATCAGTGA